The proteins below come from a single Pseudomonadota bacterium genomic window:
- a CDS encoding class I SAM-dependent methyltransferase: MESKATRDVKAGLKRLVAEPRARGFDLESAEATAAHARIIRDKPFLRKLYERYYGEFARADRGAPAGARVEIGSGGGFLDRVVPGLVRLDVRPGAEVDLVASALALPFAARTVGAAFMLNVLHHLPDVSAFFSELERVLAPGGRAVMIEPYASPISGIVYRLAHHEPFDPDQADWPFAGSGAMTAANGALPWIVFERDRARFESEHPRLEIVRIAPHTISLYALSGGLSYRSLAPGFSFSAIAAAEDLLCRVPLARALASMMTIELRNGG, from the coding sequence GTGGAAAGCAAGGCGACGCGCGACGTCAAGGCGGGGCTCAAGCGTCTCGTAGCCGAGCCGCGGGCGCGCGGTTTCGATCTCGAGTCGGCCGAGGCGACGGCGGCGCACGCGCGGATCATCCGCGACAAGCCGTTCCTGCGGAAGCTCTACGAGCGCTACTACGGGGAGTTCGCGCGGGCGGACCGCGGCGCCCCGGCGGGCGCGCGCGTCGAGATCGGGTCCGGCGGCGGGTTCCTCGACCGGGTCGTGCCCGGGCTCGTCCGGCTGGACGTGCGGCCCGGGGCCGAGGTCGATCTCGTCGCCTCCGCGCTCGCGCTCCCGTTCGCGGCGCGAACCGTCGGCGCCGCCTTCATGCTGAACGTGCTCCACCACCTGCCGGACGTCTCGGCCTTCTTCTCGGAGCTCGAGCGGGTGCTCGCGCCCGGCGGGCGGGCCGTGATGATCGAGCCGTACGCCTCGCCGATCTCCGGGATCGTGTACCGGCTCGCCCACCACGAGCCGTTCGATCCGGATCAGGCGGACTGGCCCTTCGCGGGGAGCGGCGCGATGACCGCGGCAAACGGCGCGCTGCCGTGGATCGTCTTCGAGCGCGACCGGGCGCGCTTCGAGTCGGAGCACCCGCGCCTCGAGATCGTGCGGATCGCGCCGCACACGATCTCGCTGTACGCGCTCTCGGGCGGGCTCAGCTACAGGAGCCTCGCGCCGGGGTTCTCGTTCTCGGCGATCGCCGCCGCGGAGGATCTCCTGTGCAGGGTTCCTCTGGCCCGCGCGCTCGCCTCGATGATGACGATCGAGCTCAGGAACGGCGGCTGA